The DNA segment ggtgaagtgctggaagactcaaggttggctaatgtggtgccactatgtaagaagggtagtaaggaaaAGTCAGAGGATTGTAGACCGGTGACCCTAACATCGATGGACGGCAAGTTGTTCACCTGCCATGTCGATCCATTGAACAATTCACATGTTACTCACTAAATATGCACCTTCAAGTGAGACATAGCACGTACGTTATCATCTAACTGATAGGTCAGCTTGTTTTGAAGAACTTCCGCTGTGGCATAATTCCTAGAATTTTGTTAGATGTGGTGGGAGTTCTACTTTGTACATGGGGGGGTATTGTTGCATCCTCAGAGGTCTTAGTGACTTCACAGAATCTCAggacagaatctctacagtgtggaagcaagccatttggcccattgagtccacactgaccctccgaacagcatcccactcagaaacaccacccccaccctatccctgtaaccctgcattttccatggctaatccaccgagcctgcacatctctgggcactacgaGTGATTTACTGTGCCCAgtctacccaacctgcacatctgtaaaacaaagcccacgcagacacagaggggggagaacatgcaaactccacagaggaaGTCCCCCAAGAAGTGGAATCGatcctaggtccctggcactgtgaggcagcagtgctaaccacccttGTCCACATAAAAGATGCAGAAGACTCTtgggtgggagtgggagtgggagtggggggagggcacAGTAGCAGCACCTTAAGGTCTGCAGCACGAGAAAGGGATGAAGCAGAGGCTGCCAAAAGCATAATGATATCCTGTATACTGTATCCCATAACAGTATACTACCCCCAAAAGTCCTTTACAATACCCTGTCGTAGATTCAGAGTACACTGTATCAGAACCCAACTGTATTTCTTATTCATTCAAAAGATGTGGGTTTCATTGGCTGGACAAGCACTTATTactcattcctagttgccctggagaatctggtggtcagctgccttcttgaaccactgcagtccattggtAAAGATACACCCTCAGTACTGTCAAAGAGGGAGccccaggactttgacccagtgacactgaaggaacaataatATATTTCCATGAAACTGATGCACAAACCATATCTTACAACTGGCCTGGTTGTAGCCACTCATGCCCAGTAACACCCCATATACTGATCCCAAGTCTATATTGGTCCTTGTGTTATACGCGATGCCAATTTGAGTGTCAGATCAAATGATGGAGTCTATGTCAGCACTGAGCTATTCCTATCACTCCACCTCCTGAGATGGTTGTGGCTGGGGAGGTTGTAGTATGTGGCTGCGTGAAAGCAGGAAATCACAAAGTGACTGATCAGGGTAAGGGACGGGGTTTGGTGGTTCAAAAGTATGAGAAGCATGGTGACTCCGCCTTCAGCTTGCTCATCAAGCCAGACACCAGTTATGAGCATGAGCTGGGTGTTGAGGACAGGCATCGAGCAGGACAATACCATCActcacagagaaagagacagacagacagagagagagacagacagacagagacacacacaaatgagagaaacacagagagagagagagagagagagagagagagagagagaggcgcgaagacagagacacagagagatttCACAAACATTACTTCCTTGATATCAGAATGGTGACGAGCTCACTACAATAAAAAAACACTCGCACACTAAGATCTACCTTACAAAAAGGGTAAAGTTTACTTGCATAAATCACCTAAGTTCCTGACCGAATAACCTCCAATGCCCAATACAGATTTGTATTTACTAAATGAAATGCAGTTAACCATCTCTGAATTCTTAATTGGTCAATGTTAAGTGTACTGGTCAACAATTAATCTGTAGGAGATTCAACATCAGCTTTACTGTCCACACCCCCATCCTTTTCATTCTTGCTACATAACTGTAACCAATGCACTAAAAAAACTCAGTGGAGTGAGTCACCTTGAAAAGCACTGTATGATGGGCTAATGGATGACAGGGGTCATTTCAAATGTGTCAGTTGGCTCTGCCAGACATTTATTTAAATACTCATTCATGAATGAATCTGTCTGAATTTAGGATTCATATGATCCTAAAATGTTTAAGGAAAATGGAAAACTGTATTTTGAAATGTATAGCCAGGGTGTTTTACTGTAAGTGACTATGTATGTGCTGCAAACCAATTATAAATGAACTAATTTGTATATTCATAAGTGTATATCTCGGAAGAGTGCACGTTACAGATTCAACACCTGGGAGCATAAACATGCATAAATTGCAAAGACAAATCTCTTAAAAACAACGTCTGATCGGCTGCAGCCAATGCCAAATCTTATTCTACTTGTCTTTCAGGTTATAGAGTGAACCGTCAAATGGCAAAAAGCCAGTACATGACGGTGAACCACAGTAGCACAGTTTCGGGGTACCAGTCTCTCCATTGGGCCCTTCTTCAGTTGAAACTCTCTTCTCAAGATTGTTGAACTTTCCAGAATAGTCATATGTCAGCTCCTGCCCAGTTGCGATATTACAAGCTGCAAAAAGAGCCAACCTTGGAACCATTGAGCTGACACGAACAGGAACCATGTAGAGATTAGGACCACAAGAATGATTGAGGAATCGGCCAACATTGCCAACATGGGTAGGGTCGATGTACGTCTCTAGTATTTCTCCAGTGCTCAGGTATTCTCTCACAGCTATGATATAGTTCATGTCACCAAAACGTTGGGATCGAGTTCGCCTGCCAGCTTCGGGAGAACTGATGACCTCACCCCCATACTCGCACACAAACCTCCCTGTCTTAATCGGTTCCAAAGTGCGAAGGCCCCACCCTTTCCGGGAGGACTTGAACACCTGCAGTTTAAAAGCCAGGCCCCTCTGGACTACCCTGTTCTTACAAGCCTCACCACACTTGCACATAATGTTACACTCAAACACCGGCCTCGAGTAGCCCATCTCCTCCTTAAAGTCAACAAGGCACAGATCATCATCATAAGCTCCAACGTAGCGCTGTAGACAAACGCACGTGTCCTGTTCACAGGAAGAGGTTAGGCACTCGCAACCTGGGAGGGTTATTTCAGTGGGATCACGACCTTCTCCAGGTCCAGCCACATTTTCTGGTGTGTACTGCAAGACAAACATAGAACAGCCTTAGAAGAGATTTACGCCAGACAGTGCTgtgctgtgtctgtctctgtcaggAGGAACTGCACCTCTCCTAAGTTCACACTTGACTAATAAAGGGATAAAAATAAGTTAATTGACAAGTTCCTTTTTCAATATAAAAGATGTTACTAATAAAGTGGAATACTCATTTAATGTTCAGAAGCAAAAATAATGGCTTTGTACAAAGCTTTGCATGTTTAAATGTTGCTTAAATGCATCCAAGAcatggtagtagtttggcgcaccgacctttataccgctgaggccaaacgccagctcgcggccGCCTCCTCcaattgcccccttgaccatgaccccacctcccaccaccaaaccatcatctcccagaccatccataatctcatcacctcaagggatctcccatccaccgcctccaacctcatagtcccacaaccccgcaccacccgtttctacggcctgcccaaaatccacaaacctgactgccccggccgacccattgtctcagcctgctcctgccccaccgaactcatctccgtgtacctcgacacggttctgtcccccttagtccaagaactccccacctacgtttgggataccacccacgccctccacctcctccatgattttcgcttccctggtccccaacgccttatcttcacgatggacatccagtccttgtacacctccatcccccatcacgaaggactca comes from the Hemiscyllium ocellatum isolate sHemOce1 chromosome 14, sHemOce1.pat.X.cur, whole genome shotgun sequence genome and includes:
- the setmar gene encoding histone-lysine N-methyltransferase SETMAR; this translates as MTAASSQASHSGRLLSFDVCCGLENLPVSVLNEVDDDCLPPFQYTPENVAGPGEGRDPTEITLPGCECLTSSCEQDTCVCLQRYVGAYDDDLCLVDFKEEMGYSRPVFECNIMCKCGEACKNRVVQRGLAFKLQVFKSSRKGWGLRTLEPIKTGRFVCEYGGEVISSPEAGRRTRSQRFGDMNYIIAVREYLSTGEILETYIDPTHVGNVGRFLNHSCGPNLYMVPVRVSSMVPRLALFAACNIATGQELTYDYSGKFNNLEKRVSTEEGPNGETGTPKLCYCGSPSCTGFLPFDGSLYNLKDK